The Cryptomeria japonica chromosome 9, Sugi_1.0, whole genome shotgun sequence DNA segment TTGGTAGGTGAGGATTTAATCCCTTTAGATATCTCAGTTATCTTTAGTTAGGAAGTGGTGTAAATAATGAGACCATCACACACTTTAACTTGAATGCAGGTAAAGGAAGGCTTAGTATTATCCTTAGTATTTAATAATATTTCAGTTTGTGATGACCTTGAATATAATCACTAGTTGCTAAGAAAACATGGGTAAGAAACAAGGAGGTATTTCATATTCCTTTAGTCATTCAAATTCATGTtggttatttttttttattttttttcttatagTTCTGACAAGGTATTTATTGATTGTAGTTTTTCGATTTGATTGTATGAATGTTTTTTATTAGAATTTTAGATTGCACTTCATAATTCATCCTTAGAATGGTGGAACTATAATAGATTGCTATTATGAAGCTATTATATGTGAGAAATTATTTCAATTCAAACAAATGTCTAAATTTCAAAGTAAGCATTACAAAATCTTGAGTTGGGGCACATTTTAACTGAATTGAGATTTATTGGGGAATGTGCCTTTCATAGGAATAAATTTATGTAATCATAATGATATTGTCTTTACAATTAGACCTATTGTTTGGAATGATTTTGGTTGTCATGTCTCTTTCTATtgttaataataaaaattaaaaattgtgtTGCTGATATAGAGGCTTATATTAGTTAACAAATATACACTATTATCAATGTAAACTTTCTCCCAACTTGGCTAGGTGGAATATTGAAATACCACTAAACGGACATTACAAATACTTAGAGCACACCATGATTCATGTGTTTTTTCTTGTCTTAATTGAATAAATTAACCAATTGTACATAACATTGTTCTCAACTGTAATGTctatgcaaaataaaaataaaaaaattaggtaTTTCCAAACGCATTACATGTCTCCTAATAACATAGGATATCTCTTTCTTAAAACCAACTAATAAATCGATATTTACCCAGCATCATTTTCTATTACTTCTATTAAGGTTTTCATTatataatgaaaaatcataaaagatTCCAATTTCAATTGGAATCTCTTTATATCAAGTCAATCCTATTCTTGGCccacaatgaaaaataaaattggCTATCAGATGAAGAATAACATTCTTGTATAGTATATTGAATCTAATCAAGTTTGGAATTGGTATTATTCTCAAGCTTTCCCAATAAAAAGTTGAACTTTGGTTTTATTTCATAGGTATGATTACAAAGATAATGAGATGAATGTTATTTCTAAAGATTAAAGAGAATAATTAAACTTATGATGTAGGAACATTTTTTATTGTTGTGTTTTTATGTATAATCTTATGTTACTTTGATGATCCAAATTGGGTGCTAATTGTTCAAAGCAATCTAATTGTCTCAAATTAATGAAGAAATCCAGCAAAAAATATGTACCAAATTATATTATACATTGATAAATCTGTATAGATCTATACTTATATATATCTCGTTAGGtaatcttaaaattcaaaattatgGATTTCTAAGGTGTTTCAATGCATTTGAATTACGATTTTAGAAGAGGACTTGCCAAAAAATAAAAAGGCACTCTTATGTAATATTATTGATCCAAACTAGATGCCACTTGTTCAAAGGAAACTAATTGTCTAAAAAATAATGTATGTAATATTACATGTGTATAGATCTATACTTTTATATACTTCATTATGCAATGTTGAAATTTATCTATATTTTCCCTTCAATTTCCTATTGGCATATCCCTTGCACCTCCTatgggtgcaagtgctagttatatTCCTTTATCGTTTTTTATTTGTACTTTTATTGTCTCTCTCCACCCATAACTTTTGATCTTGTGAACATTGATTAATACTTCTCTTTATTGTATGTGACCCGTGCTAACTCATATGAAACATTTAAAACTATGACAATCTCTTTATCTAAAAAACTCACACACAATCTTTTCCAGAAACTTACTTGTTCcacttaatcttttgcacaagcttttctttttttcatCCACATAAACTGTTTTTAGCTAGCTGCATACCATCCATTTTCTATCGTCCTTTGcctcttcttttcaactttaatattGAACTAGACAGCCATTATCTCCATAGCTGTCTgcattcttttcaactttaatattGACCCAGACAGCCATTATCTTTACAGCTGTCTGCAAACGTTCCACTGCTTTCTGTTATTTTTCTCGTCTGTATCCATCTAAACTTTTCTTAAAAAAGATTCCTTTCACACGTTCATTACCGTCGGCTGCCAGGCCACGAAGTTGATGTTATAAATGATATCGATGTAAGCAGTATCATACTCACATTACAGCCAAGGTTTCCAAGTTTGAGTTACACTCACCCATTCTATTCTATTTCCTCTCTGTTTTACCTGCACTCGATTAGCATTTAGCAAGAAGAGAATTCAGCCATTCTTTTCTATTCTATTCTATTTCATTCCTCTCACTTTTGGCTGCACTCAATTAGGAGTAGTTATTCTATTTCCTAGGAGCTGCAATTCTCAATGTCAACCCAAAAAAGAGTTGAAAATGGCATCCGTGCTTGCAGGGGGTGTTGTTAAAAAAGTTTGTGAGATGGCCATCCAACAAGCGGCTAATCAGGTTTACATAGTCTGAAACTTCACAGAAGACTTTCAATGGTTGCAGAGCAGATTTATGGAAATCAATGCTGTCTTAAATGAAGCCGATGAAGAGAGCAGTAGTCAAAAGGAGTCTGTGAGAAACTGGCTTCATAGAGTTCGGGACATTGCCTGGGAGGCAGAGGACATACTCGAAGAATTTGCTGTGGATCATTCTTTGTACGCTAGTAAGGCCCAGAGTTGTAGTCAGTTGATTCTTCGTCATAAAATGGGTAGAAGAATTCAAAAGGTCAATGCCCGGTTGAGCTCAGTTGTTGCAGATGGAAACCAACTGAATATAGTTCGTGCTGCGGTGGCTCACAAAGAGGAAGCAGAATCAAGTACACCCCATGGGCAACAGTTTAAAAGATGGAGTATCCTGCCCGGCGATTCGAAGCCAGTGGGGATACAGTCCAAGATTGAAAGCATGGTGAGTTTGCTGGAAAATCCCGAAATTCCAATTATTGAAGTGGTTGGAATGGGGGGAATCGGCAAAACCTATCTTCTTCAGCATGTCTACAATGGTAGAAAAGATTATAGGTATGACAAATCTGCATGGCTTTCAGTTTCTCAGTCCTATTCTGTTTCCAAGTTGCAGCGAGATTTAGCCTTTCAATTAGATAAAGACTTAAGGAAAGAAATTACGGAGAGTGAAATAAGTGATATGATAGCAGCAGAGTTGATTTATCGCTTTATACTAGAGAAGAGATGTCTTATTGTTTTAGATGATGTATGGAGGGCTAGTAGAGAAGGTGATTTGCTTACCAAACTTGGCATACCATCTGGAGGTAATAGCCAATCCAAAATTCTGGTTAGCACAAGAAACAGAGTGGTCGCTGCAAATCTCAATGCTGAGATCTATGAGATGGAACGTCTGACAGATGAACAGAGTTGGCGGCTGTTTTGTGCTCACGCATTTCCCAAGTCTGAGGAAAATAGAGCGCCGGAGAACTTGGAGGAGGTTGCTCGTAAGATCGCGAAGAAATGTGGGGAGTTGCCACTTGCAATCAAAATCACAGCACTACATTGCTAAGTGACTGGTAGTTTAAGTGGAATAAGCTGGAAAAGGTAGGCACTTCCAACGACCATGTCATGGATATTCTCAAGTTGAGTTACCA contains these protein-coding regions:
- the LOC131044486 gene encoding putative disease resistance protein At1g50180, whose amino-acid sequence is MASVLAGGVVKKVCEMAIQQAANQSRFMEINAVLNEADEESSSQKESVRNWLHRVRDIAWEAEDILEEFAVDHSLYASKAQSCSQLILRHKMGRRIQKVNARLSSVVADGNQLNIVRAAVAHKEEAESSTPHGQQFKRWSILPGDSKPVGIQSKIESMVSLLENPEIPIIEVVGMGGIGKTYLLQHVYNGRKDYRYDKSAWLSVSQSYSVSKLQRDLAFQLDKDLRKEITESEISDMIAAELIYRFILEKRCLIVLDDVWRASREGDLLTKLGIPSGGNSQSKILVSTRNRVVAANLNAEIYEMERLTDEQSWRLFCAHAFPKSEENRAPENLEEVARKIAKKCGELPLAIKITALHC